From the genome of Gemmatimonas phototrophica, one region includes:
- the pdxA gene encoding 4-hydroxythreonine-4-phosphate dehydrogenase PdxA, which produces MIRLALTLGDPRGIGPEIVGKALSDPRIGALGALWLVVGPRGTGIAVQEDLGAWQPTGDPVRDEQAAGRFAGQAVECAAQMALRGAVQGMVTAPLDKHALQAGGYDFPGHTEMLAHLAGVPTAMMLASDRLRVVLATTHIALRDVPAAVTAQVLRQAYDTTYAGLRDDLGVPSPRIALCALNPHAGDGGRFGHEDDELLGPVARACGMAGPFPADTVFVRAMRGEFDAVIAPYHDVGMTAIKVASFGSAVNITLGLPFVRTSPDHGTALDIAGQGVASAESLVVAMQTAVAMVQRRLR; this is translated from the coding sequence GTGATCCGGCTGGCGCTCACGCTGGGTGACCCGCGGGGCATTGGGCCGGAGATTGTCGGCAAGGCGCTCAGTGACCCGCGTATCGGGGCACTGGGCGCTTTGTGGCTGGTAGTGGGTCCGCGAGGTACCGGCATTGCCGTGCAGGAGGATCTTGGGGCGTGGCAGCCAACCGGTGACCCTGTGCGCGATGAACAGGCAGCGGGACGGTTTGCCGGGCAGGCCGTGGAATGTGCGGCGCAAATGGCGCTGCGGGGGGCGGTGCAGGGCATGGTGACCGCCCCGCTCGATAAGCACGCGCTGCAGGCGGGGGGATATGATTTCCCCGGCCATACCGAAATGCTGGCGCACCTGGCGGGTGTGCCCACCGCCATGATGCTGGCCAGCGACCGGTTACGGGTCGTACTGGCCACCACCCACATTGCCCTGCGTGACGTGCCGGCTGCGGTCACGGCGCAGGTGCTACGACAGGCGTACGACACCACCTACGCCGGCCTGCGCGACGATCTGGGGGTGCCCAGTCCGCGGATCGCGCTCTGTGCGCTCAACCCCCACGCCGGCGACGGCGGCCGGTTTGGCCATGAGGATGACGAGCTGCTGGGGCCGGTGGCCCGGGCGTGTGGTATGGCCGGGCCGTTCCCGGCCGACACCGTCTTCGTGCGCGCCATGCGCGGCGAGTTTGACGCCGTCATTGCCCCTTATCACGACGTGGGCATGACCGCCATCAAGGTGGCCAGCTTTGGCAGCGCTGTGAACATCACGCTGGGGCTGCCGTTCGTGCGCACGTCCCCCGACCACGGGACGGCGCTGGATATTGCCGGCCAGGGGGTCGCGAGCGCCGAAAGCCTGGTGGTTGCCATGCAGACCGCGGTGGCCATGGTGCAGCGGCGGTTGCGATAG
- the lepA gene encoding translation elongation factor 4 yields the protein MDLSHIRNFCIVAHIDHGKSTLADRLIEKTGTLQKREMKSQVLDTLDLERERGITIKLNAVRMSYTAGDGQSYELNLIDTPGHVDFTYEVSRSLAACEGAILVVDASQGIQAQTLSNLFLAMDAGLEIIPVLNKIDLPGAEPERRRQEVVDLIGCMPEDVLCVSGKEGTGVPELLEEIVKRVPHPKGDLKGPLRALIFDSYYDKYRGAIPSIRVVDGELRKGMKITFGVSDNIYEVAEVGYLQLRQVPTDALRAGEVGYVLAAVRSVRETRAGDTIFDQDNRAPEALPGYQEVKSFVFAGIYPTDTTQYETLRDALEKMKLNDASLQYEPETSTALGFGFRCGFLGLLHMEIVQERLEREYDLDLVTTVPSVEYHVEKTDGTEMLVENPALMPPSVLIQKVEEPYVRARIMCPTDYIGPIMTLGMERRGIYKNLRYLDTVRVELDWEFPLGEIILDFFDKMKTVSRGYASLDYEMLEYRPSDLVRLDMLINGDAIDAFSVIVHKDKAYEWGRKVAEKLKELIPRQLFEVAIQATIGQKVIARETVKPLRKDVLAKCYGGDISRKRKLLEKQKEGKKRMKQVGSVEIPQEAFLAVLQVD from the coding sequence TTGGATCTCAGTCACATCCGCAACTTCTGCATCGTCGCGCACATCGATCACGGCAAGTCCACGCTCGCGGACCGCTTGATCGAAAAAACCGGCACCCTGCAGAAGCGTGAAATGAAGTCGCAGGTGCTCGACACGCTCGATCTTGAGCGGGAACGCGGCATCACGATCAAGCTGAACGCCGTGCGCATGAGCTACACGGCGGGCGACGGGCAGAGCTACGAGCTCAACCTCATCGACACCCCGGGTCACGTGGACTTCACGTACGAGGTGTCGCGGTCGCTGGCCGCCTGTGAGGGTGCCATTCTGGTGGTGGACGCGTCACAGGGCATTCAGGCCCAGACGCTCTCCAATCTGTTTCTGGCCATGGACGCCGGGCTCGAAATCATCCCGGTGCTCAACAAGATCGACCTGCCGGGCGCGGAGCCGGAACGCCGCCGCCAGGAAGTGGTGGACCTCATTGGCTGCATGCCGGAAGACGTGCTTTGCGTGAGCGGCAAGGAAGGCACCGGCGTACCGGAGCTGCTGGAAGAAATCGTGAAGCGTGTGCCGCACCCCAAGGGCGACCTCAAGGGCCCCTTGCGCGCGCTCATTTTCGATTCGTACTACGACAAGTACCGTGGTGCCATTCCCAGCATCCGCGTGGTGGACGGCGAGCTTCGCAAGGGGATGAAGATCACCTTCGGCGTGTCGGACAACATCTACGAAGTGGCCGAAGTTGGGTATTTGCAACTTCGTCAGGTGCCCACGGACGCCCTGCGCGCCGGTGAAGTGGGTTACGTGCTGGCCGCCGTACGCTCGGTGCGCGAAACGCGCGCCGGCGACACGATTTTTGACCAGGACAACCGCGCGCCCGAAGCGCTGCCCGGCTACCAGGAAGTCAAGTCGTTCGTGTTCGCGGGCATCTATCCCACCGACACCACGCAGTACGAAACGCTGCGCGACGCGCTAGAGAAGATGAAGCTCAACGACGCCTCGCTGCAGTACGAACCGGAAACGTCCACGGCGCTCGGCTTCGGCTTCCGCTGCGGCTTTTTGGGACTGCTGCACATGGAAATCGTGCAGGAGCGTCTGGAGCGTGAGTACGATCTCGACCTCGTCACCACGGTGCCGAGCGTGGAGTATCACGTGGAGAAGACCGACGGCACCGAGATGCTGGTGGAGAACCCGGCGCTCATGCCGCCATCGGTACTCATTCAGAAGGTTGAAGAGCCGTACGTTCGCGCGCGCATCATGTGCCCCACCGACTACATCGGGCCCATCATGACGCTCGGCATGGAGCGGCGTGGCATTTACAAGAACTTGCGCTACCTCGACACGGTACGCGTGGAGCTCGACTGGGAATTCCCCCTCGGCGAAATCATTCTCGACTTCTTCGACAAGATGAAGACGGTGAGCCGCGGGTATGCCTCGCTCGACTACGAAATGCTGGAGTACCGCCCCAGCGATCTCGTGCGCCTCGACATGCTCATCAACGGCGACGCGATCGACGCGTTCTCCGTGATCGTGCACAAGGACAAGGCCTACGAGTGGGGTCGCAAGGTGGCGGAGAAGCTCAAGGAGCTCATTCCGCGGCAGCTGTTCGAAGTGGCCATTCAGGCCACCATCGGGCAGAAGGTCATTGCGCGTGAAACCGTGAAGCCGCTCCGAAAGGACGTGCTGGCCAAGTGCTACGGCGGCGACATTTCGCGGAAGCGCAAGCTGCTCGAGAAGCAGAAGGAAGGAAAGAAGCGCATGAAGCAGGTGGGCAGCGTGGAGATTCCGCAGGAAGCGTTCTTGGCGGTACTGCAGGTCGATTGA
- a CDS encoding peptidylprolyl isomerase, with protein sequence MKSYRLSVLSAVAFAVACGAASNPDVAATAGNQQLSTTRLAEILGTSQAPLEKDVARSIAELWVNYQLVGMAAAKGDSLTDPKVMQDALWSNLDNIRVKKFYDNVSKGWDAQSPGSDEERYKTGEAYAARHILIKTDQGATPEQIAAAKAKAEGILKQATTANFVSLTARSDEPGAKERGGDLGLFGKGMMVPEFEKCVAAITIGEIGQTVCQTSFGFHIIYRTPFAEVAEKFAPIAKQRNVAIAESTYLAKLETDNAVKIESNATVKAKAIAKNPLGYMKDNDAIATYKGGKLSASRFAEWLAAYPPSSQIRPQLVQAPDTLVDKFVKQIVRNELVLRQADSAKATVDTAEMSNLFLNFKNAVTQTWTSLGIEPGKLADSAKAAGGDKEKIAGAKVEEFFAKLVKNEVPFVDVPYPVARAVQKKYTFGINEAGLDKVIEKAKTVRATSDSLKAKQGGNPAAPGAPAPAPAPDTTQK encoded by the coding sequence ATGAAATCGTATCGTTTGTCCGTGCTTTCCGCCGTTGCGTTTGCCGTAGCCTGTGGCGCGGCGTCCAACCCCGACGTGGCGGCGACGGCCGGCAATCAGCAGCTCTCCACCACGCGTCTCGCGGAAATCCTGGGCACCTCCCAGGCCCCGCTCGAGAAGGACGTGGCGCGCTCGATCGCCGAGTTGTGGGTGAACTACCAGCTCGTGGGCATGGCCGCCGCCAAGGGCGACTCGCTCACCGATCCCAAGGTCATGCAGGACGCGCTGTGGTCGAACCTCGACAACATCCGCGTCAAGAAGTTCTACGACAACGTGTCCAAGGGGTGGGATGCGCAGTCGCCCGGCAGCGACGAAGAGCGCTACAAGACCGGCGAGGCCTACGCGGCGCGCCACATCCTCATCAAGACCGACCAGGGCGCCACGCCCGAGCAGATCGCCGCGGCCAAGGCCAAGGCCGAAGGCATTCTGAAGCAGGCCACCACGGCCAACTTCGTATCGCTCACGGCCCGTTCCGATGAGCCGGGCGCCAAGGAGCGCGGCGGTGACCTCGGCCTGTTCGGCAAGGGCATGATGGTGCCGGAGTTCGAAAAGTGCGTCGCGGCCATCACCATTGGTGAAATCGGCCAGACGGTGTGTCAGACGTCATTCGGCTTCCATATCATCTACCGCACGCCGTTTGCCGAAGTGGCGGAGAAGTTCGCCCCGATCGCCAAGCAGCGGAACGTGGCGATTGCCGAAAGCACGTACCTCGCCAAGCTCGAGACGGACAACGCCGTCAAGATTGAAAGCAACGCGACGGTGAAGGCCAAGGCCATTGCGAAGAACCCGCTTGGCTACATGAAGGACAACGACGCCATCGCGACCTACAAGGGTGGCAAGCTCTCCGCGTCGCGCTTCGCGGAGTGGCTGGCGGCCTATCCGCCGTCGTCGCAGATTCGCCCGCAGCTGGTGCAGGCGCCGGACACGCTGGTGGACAAGTTCGTCAAGCAGATCGTGCGCAACGAACTCGTGCTCCGTCAGGCGGACAGCGCCAAGGCCACGGTGGACACGGCTGAGATGTCCAACCTGTTCCTGAACTTCAAGAACGCCGTCACGCAGACCTGGACGTCGCTGGGCATTGAGCCGGGCAAGCTCGCCGACAGCGCGAAGGCGGCGGGTGGGGACAAGGAGAAGATCGCCGGCGCCAAGGTGGAAGAGTTCTTCGCCAAGCTCGTGAAGAACGAAGTGCCGTTCGTGGACGTGCCGTACCCGGTGGCCCGCGCGGTGCAGAAGAAGTACACGTTCGGCATCAACGAAGCCGGTCTCGACAAGGTGATCGAGAAGGCCAAGACGGTGCGCGCCACGTCGGATTCGCTGAAGGCCAAGCAGGGCGGCAACCCGGCAGCGCCGGGCGCGCCCGCACCGGCTCCGGCCCCTGACACGACCCAGAAGTAA
- a CDS encoding BatA domain-containing protein — MAFLAPAFLALAVLAGVPLLVHLLRRRVGRVVDFPAVRYLERMEQEHSKDLKLRNRLLLLLRLLAVIAIALAAARPIARLVGVGHAPIAVAIVLDNSLSAGVVQDGRVLFDSLRADARKLVSDLTSDDRAWIVTADGRVIGGAPSALLAGLDALTPLGGRGDLAAATRRAVGLARSGTPRTPVVAMVSDGQRSTFRGDSVVNAADVPVLLLRHSVALARNRAVVQATPDPVRWTPGGAVTLAITSSDSAAWRLSLDGRTVARGVVPPATLEAPSRVTSRLASASTGWVRGSVELDADALRADDTRWFAVRVAPPPTVSVRGEGGAFLGAALGTLVDEGRLARGREGDPRVVTVSSAEAAGLRLPVLLSAPRDPIALGEANRQLERLGIPWRFGAIARSQVLARVPARGGAPDTTTPSARAFDGTPVRLRYPLVYSPGEQERGQPSTPDTIATAGGAPWVVAGDGYVLMGSPIEPEATDLPLDASFVPWVLEALARRLGDDGRLLEVTPGQVVTGMRDVTALERPDGSLLSVSGDRLTVPGQAGVYFLRRQAARIGALVVNGEPSESDAAGLGADTANAPALLAGLVSGRDVSATASSAGWKEAVFSRAAGQALLIPFLALALLALLAEAYISGR, encoded by the coding sequence ATGGCGTTTCTAGCCCCCGCCTTCCTCGCCCTCGCCGTCCTGGCCGGCGTGCCGCTCCTCGTGCACCTACTGCGCCGACGGGTGGGCCGCGTGGTGGACTTTCCCGCGGTGCGCTATCTCGAGCGCATGGAGCAGGAGCACAGCAAGGATCTCAAGCTGCGCAACCGGCTGTTGCTGCTGCTGCGCCTGCTCGCCGTCATTGCCATTGCGCTCGCCGCCGCGCGCCCCATTGCCCGGCTGGTGGGCGTAGGGCACGCGCCCATTGCCGTGGCCATCGTGCTCGACAACTCGCTCAGTGCCGGCGTGGTGCAGGACGGGCGCGTGCTGTTCGACAGTCTGCGCGCCGATGCCCGCAAGTTGGTGAGCGACCTTACCAGCGACGATCGCGCCTGGATTGTCACCGCTGATGGTCGCGTCATTGGAGGCGCCCCCTCGGCGTTGCTGGCCGGACTGGACGCCCTCACGCCATTGGGAGGTCGTGGCGACTTGGCCGCCGCGACCCGCCGCGCCGTGGGCTTGGCCCGTAGCGGCACCCCGCGTACCCCCGTGGTGGCCATGGTCAGCGACGGACAGCGCAGCACCTTTCGCGGCGACTCGGTGGTAAACGCCGCCGATGTGCCGGTGCTGCTGCTCCGTCACAGCGTGGCCCTCGCTCGCAATCGTGCCGTGGTACAGGCCACCCCCGACCCCGTGCGCTGGACGCCGGGCGGTGCCGTGACATTGGCCATTACCTCGTCCGACTCGGCGGCTTGGCGCCTGTCGCTGGATGGTCGCACGGTCGCGCGAGGGGTGGTGCCGCCGGCCACGCTGGAAGCGCCGTCTCGGGTGACTTCGCGACTGGCGAGTGCCAGCACCGGATGGGTGCGTGGCAGTGTAGAGCTCGACGCCGATGCGTTGCGCGCCGACGATACCCGCTGGTTTGCCGTGCGGGTGGCGCCTCCACCAACAGTCAGTGTGCGCGGGGAGGGCGGGGCCTTTCTTGGTGCTGCGCTAGGCACCCTCGTTGACGAAGGTCGTCTGGCCCGCGGTCGTGAAGGGGATCCTCGCGTGGTGACAGTAAGCAGCGCTGAGGCGGCCGGGTTGCGCCTGCCGGTGCTGCTGTCGGCCCCGCGCGATCCCATTGCGTTGGGAGAAGCCAACCGTCAGCTCGAACGGCTGGGTATCCCGTGGCGCTTTGGGGCCATAGCCCGGTCGCAGGTGCTGGCGCGCGTGCCGGCCCGCGGCGGCGCTCCCGACACCACCACGCCGTCGGCCCGTGCCTTTGACGGCACCCCTGTGCGGTTGCGTTATCCGCTGGTGTACTCACCGGGGGAGCAGGAGCGTGGGCAGCCATCAACGCCCGATACCATTGCCACCGCCGGCGGTGCGCCCTGGGTGGTGGCCGGCGACGGGTATGTGCTCATGGGGTCGCCCATTGAGCCGGAGGCCACCGACTTGCCGCTCGATGCCTCGTTCGTTCCGTGGGTGCTGGAGGCGCTGGCCCGGCGGTTGGGTGATGACGGGCGTCTGCTGGAGGTCACGCCGGGGCAGGTGGTGACCGGCATGCGCGATGTCACTGCCCTCGAGCGACCCGATGGTTCATTGCTCTCCGTCTCCGGCGACCGGCTCACCGTGCCGGGACAGGCCGGTGTCTACTTCTTGCGGCGGCAGGCCGCCCGCATTGGGGCGCTGGTGGTGAACGGCGAGCCGTCGGAGTCTGACGCCGCGGGGCTGGGGGCCGATACCGCCAACGCGCCGGCCCTGCTGGCGGGGCTGGTGTCCGGTCGCGACGTGTCGGCCACCGCGTCATCAGCCGGGTGGAAGGAGGCGGTGTTCTCCCGTGCCGCCGGACAGGCGTTGCTGATACCCTTCCTTGCACTGGCATTACTCGCACTGCTGGCCGAGGCGTACATCAGCGGGCGGTAG
- a CDS encoding peptidylprolyl isomerase: MMPRSVSRFLMTGAAFLAAPSFVHAQAATTPAPATTAAVQDTIKGLPLDGIAAVVGDQVILVSEVMTAVNQARASGAKVESAKDLARLEQEILEQMIDAELLVQKAKDEKVEVQDAEIADAVDSQEKKIRQQFKSDAEFKAALKEAGMGSLEEWRKLQGDQVKRTKLQQGVMQKLQRDGKVTSVNVGEAEIAEAFDVFKARVGPKEARVGLRQIVVATKPSEDSKKRARNKIDSLYAELLKRPEDFELIAKRESMDGTRELGGDLGWNRRGRMVPEFDRMMFSLNPGIISPIVETAFGFHIIRVDRVQPAEVKARHILIRPMVDTADERRARILADSVAAAWRAGGSFDSLSVKFHDDASGEDKTIPEYPRSELPEPYRNALEGATLNQVVDPFPLPDPSAGVSKFVIAQVTFLDEAGEWTLGEARERIREQLSEERKMRRLIDNLKKKTYVSVRYDPAKQSGSDR; the protein is encoded by the coding sequence ATGATGCCTCGATCCGTCTCTCGCTTTCTCATGACCGGCGCCGCGTTCCTCGCGGCGCCTTCGTTCGTTCACGCGCAGGCCGCTACCACGCCCGCGCCTGCTACCACGGCTGCGGTCCAGGACACGATCAAGGGGCTCCCACTCGACGGCATTGCCGCGGTGGTGGGCGACCAGGTCATTCTGGTGTCCGAAGTCATGACCGCGGTGAACCAGGCGCGGGCCAGCGGGGCCAAGGTGGAGTCGGCCAAGGATCTGGCGCGGCTGGAGCAAGAGATTCTCGAACAGATGATCGACGCCGAACTGCTGGTGCAGAAGGCGAAGGACGAGAAGGTCGAAGTGCAGGACGCCGAGATTGCCGATGCGGTGGACAGCCAGGAAAAGAAGATCCGCCAGCAGTTCAAGAGCGATGCCGAATTCAAGGCGGCGCTCAAGGAAGCGGGCATGGGATCGCTGGAAGAGTGGCGCAAGCTGCAGGGCGACCAGGTAAAGCGCACCAAGCTCCAGCAGGGCGTCATGCAGAAGCTGCAGCGCGATGGCAAGGTGACGTCGGTCAATGTGGGCGAGGCCGAAATTGCCGAAGCGTTTGATGTGTTCAAGGCGCGTGTTGGTCCCAAGGAAGCCCGGGTAGGGCTGCGTCAGATCGTGGTGGCCACCAAGCCCAGCGAAGATTCCAAGAAGCGCGCGCGAAACAAGATCGACTCGTTGTACGCGGAGCTCCTCAAGCGTCCCGAAGACTTCGAGCTCATCGCCAAGCGCGAGTCCATGGACGGCACGCGCGAGTTGGGCGGCGATTTGGGGTGGAACCGGCGTGGTAGAATGGTGCCGGAGTTCGACCGTATGATGTTCTCGCTCAACCCCGGGATCATCAGCCCCATCGTGGAGACGGCGTTCGGCTTCCACATCATTCGGGTGGACCGGGTGCAACCGGCCGAGGTCAAGGCGCGCCACATCCTCATCCGCCCTATGGTCGATACGGCCGATGAACGTCGGGCCAGGATTCTGGCCGACAGCGTGGCGGCTGCGTGGCGCGCGGGTGGGAGCTTCGACTCGCTCAGCGTGAAGTTCCACGACGACGCGAGCGGGGAAGACAAGACCATTCCGGAGTATCCGCGCAGCGAGCTGCCCGAGCCGTATCGGAATGCGCTGGAAGGCGCCACGCTCAATCAGGTGGTGGATCCGTTCCCGCTCCCCGATCCGTCGGCGGGCGTGTCCAAGTTTGTGATTGCCCAGGTCACCTTTCTCGACGAGGCCGGCGAGTGGACGCTCGGCGAGGCGCGCGAGCGCATTCGCGAGCAGCTGTCGGAAGAGCGCAAGATGCGCCGCCTGATCGACAACCTGAAGAAGAAGACCTACGTGAGTGTGCGTTACGACCCCGCAAAGCAGTCGGGCAGCGATCGGTGA
- a CDS encoding DUF58 domain-containing protein, producing MSQPRADQLDPAVLAALGQLELVARWVVDGFITGLHRSPRKGFSVEFAEHRPYMPGDDLRYLDWRIAGRADRWVVKQFEEETNARAMLVLDVSASMQWTGDPTRLTKLAYAERLASAMALLLLRQRDAVGLVRFDASLRDVVPPRSQRTQWRRLMAAFSEPGGGSESNVADALMAAGKLVRRPGFVVLLSDLLTDPTPTADAARTLRARGHEVLVLHIMDPAERDFPEGGEALYRDPESGAQVPASPGDVRATYRTTVTEALDDWRAALGRAGARYALAYTDEPFGRPLRHLVGVNGRGAMV from the coding sequence ATGAGCCAACCCCGCGCCGACCAACTCGACCCCGCCGTCCTGGCTGCCCTTGGGCAGCTTGAGCTCGTGGCCCGGTGGGTCGTAGACGGGTTCATCACGGGGCTCCACCGCTCCCCCCGCAAGGGCTTCAGCGTGGAGTTCGCCGAGCACCGGCCGTACATGCCCGGGGACGACCTGCGCTACCTGGACTGGCGCATTGCCGGTCGTGCCGACCGCTGGGTAGTCAAGCAGTTCGAAGAAGAGACCAACGCCCGCGCCATGCTGGTGCTCGACGTGAGCGCCTCCATGCAGTGGACCGGCGACCCGACCCGTCTCACGAAGCTGGCCTACGCCGAACGGCTGGCCAGCGCCATGGCGCTCTTGCTCCTCCGTCAGCGCGATGCCGTAGGCCTCGTGCGCTTCGATGCCTCGCTGCGCGATGTGGTGCCGCCACGTTCGCAGCGCACCCAGTGGCGGCGGCTCATGGCCGCCTTCAGCGAGCCGGGCGGCGGGAGCGAGTCCAATGTGGCCGACGCCCTCATGGCCGCCGGTAAGCTCGTGCGCCGCCCGGGCTTTGTGGTGCTGCTCAGCGACCTGCTCACCGACCCTACCCCCACCGCCGACGCCGCTCGCACCCTGCGCGCCCGCGGACACGAGGTGCTGGTGCTGCACATCATGGACCCCGCCGAACGCGATTTCCCGGAGGGCGGGGAAGCGCTGTATCGCGACCCCGAATCGGGCGCGCAGGTGCCGGCCAGCCCGGGCGATGTGCGGGCCACCTATCGCACGACTGTTACCGAAGCGCTCGACGACTGGCGGGCCGCATTGGGACGCGCCGGCGCCCGCTACGCACTGGCCTATACCGATGAACCATTCGGCCGTCCGTTGCGCCATCTGGTAGGCGTGAATGGGCGCGGCGCGATGGTGTGA
- the mfd gene encoding transcription-repair coupling factor yields the protein MRNPETISRDLRVLRRLQRDGLHTVILCDNAGQAERLEELLGEDGPLAASLAIGVLGGGFIVPNVVRVLTDHEIFRRDRRLRRTRRYSTGASLESLGALKPGDYVVHLEHGIGIYRGIEKIFVRESTIESAVIEYEGGDRLNVPLYRIDQIERYRSANDVSEDAPAPRLHKLGGNKWKAQREKTRMAILEMTQELLQLYARRKVTTRPSHGADGAWQRQLESSFLFEDTPDQRKATEDVKRDLEGERPMDRLLVGDVGYGKTEIAIRAAFKAVQGGRQVAVLVPTTILAEQHARSFGDRLADFPVVVEVMSRFQTAKEQAVIVEKLKKKQVDIIIGTHRLLSPDVEFAELGLIVVDEEHRFGVKHKERLKQLKLSTDVLTLTATPIPRTLHQSLAGLRDLTLMQTAPRDRSPVLTFVEPFDDALIEEAISRELDRGGQVFFVHNRIETIEAIADHLRRVVPRARVAVGHGQMKERELEKIMRQFVEGEVDILVSTLIVESGLDVPNANTMFVNRADHLGLAQLYQLRGRVGRSHRRAYCYLLVPDRVDEDAERRLAVLEHHTELGAGYRVALKDLELRGAGNLLGPEQSGFVHSVGFDLYLRLLDETVRQLSDDGGQKSWIPADVTLDFPSYLPDDYIASQEAKLDVYRRLTALRDPAAIESLKGEVRDRFGALPAPADALFGSALLRVIGASLGVEGVLVRASEARVTFRADAVPRLKGLSAAFHGVQFQVDVRRAQPLALKLTRLGGAEMLEGLIRALKALVP from the coding sequence GTGCGCAATCCGGAAACCATCTCGCGTGACCTGAGGGTGCTGCGTCGCTTGCAGCGCGACGGATTGCACACGGTCATTCTGTGTGACAACGCGGGGCAGGCCGAACGTCTGGAAGAGCTGCTGGGTGAAGACGGCCCCTTGGCCGCGTCGCTGGCCATTGGCGTGCTGGGCGGTGGGTTCATTGTACCCAACGTGGTGCGTGTCCTTACCGATCACGAAATCTTCCGTCGTGACCGCCGCCTGCGTCGTACGCGCCGCTACAGCACCGGGGCGTCGCTGGAGTCACTGGGCGCGCTCAAGCCCGGCGACTATGTGGTGCACCTTGAGCACGGCATTGGTATTTATCGCGGCATTGAAAAGATCTTTGTTCGCGAAAGCACCATTGAAAGCGCGGTCATTGAGTACGAGGGTGGTGACCGCCTGAACGTGCCGCTGTACCGCATTGACCAGATTGAACGCTACCGCAGTGCCAACGACGTGTCGGAAGACGCGCCGGCGCCGCGGTTGCACAAGCTGGGGGGCAACAAGTGGAAGGCGCAGCGCGAAAAGACGCGCATGGCCATTCTGGAAATGACGCAGGAGCTGCTGCAGCTGTACGCGCGTCGCAAGGTGACCACGCGTCCCTCACACGGCGCCGACGGCGCCTGGCAGCGGCAGCTTGAAAGCAGCTTCCTGTTTGAAGACACCCCCGACCAGCGCAAAGCTACCGAGGATGTAAAGCGCGACCTCGAGGGCGAACGCCCCATGGATCGTTTGCTCGTGGGCGACGTAGGCTACGGCAAAACGGAAATTGCCATCCGCGCCGCCTTCAAGGCGGTGCAGGGCGGGCGACAGGTGGCCGTGCTGGTGCCTACCACCATCTTGGCCGAACAGCACGCGCGCAGCTTTGGTGACCGGCTGGCCGACTTCCCGGTGGTGGTGGAAGTGATGAGTCGCTTTCAGACCGCCAAGGAACAAGCGGTCATTGTCGAGAAGCTCAAGAAGAAACAGGTCGACATCATCATTGGCACGCATCGGTTGCTCAGCCCTGATGTGGAGTTCGCCGAGCTGGGACTGATTGTCGTGGACGAAGAGCACCGCTTTGGCGTGAAGCACAAGGAGCGGCTCAAGCAGCTCAAGCTCTCCACCGACGTGCTCACGCTCACGGCCACGCCCATTCCGCGTACGCTACACCAGTCGCTGGCCGGGCTGCGCGACTTGACGCTCATGCAAACGGCACCGCGCGACCGCTCGCCGGTGCTCACCTTTGTGGAGCCGTTTGACGACGCGCTCATTGAAGAGGCGATCTCCCGCGAGCTCGATCGTGGTGGGCAGGTGTTCTTCGTGCACAACCGCATTGAGACCATTGAGGCCATTGCCGATCATCTGCGGCGGGTGGTGCCCCGGGCCCGGGTGGCCGTGGGCCACGGGCAGATGAAGGAGCGGGAGCTCGAGAAGATCATGCGGCAGTTCGTGGAGGGGGAGGTGGACATCCTCGTCTCTACCCTGATTGTGGAAAGCGGGCTGGATGTGCCCAACGCGAACACCATGTTCGTGAACCGGGCCGACCACCTGGGATTGGCGCAGCTGTATCAGTTGCGGGGCCGGGTGGGTCGCTCACACCGACGGGCCTACTGCTATCTGCTGGTCCCCGACCGGGTGGACGAAGACGCCGAGCGCCGCCTGGCGGTGCTGGAGCACCATACGGAACTGGGGGCCGGCTACCGGGTGGCCCTGAAGGACCTCGAACTGCGCGGCGCCGGCAATCTGCTGGGCCCCGAGCAGTCCGGCTTTGTGCATTCGGTGGGGTTCGACCTCTATCTGCGGCTGCTCGACGAAACCGTGCGGCAGCTCTCCGACGACGGTGGGCAGAAGTCGTGGATTCCGGCCGATGTCACGCTGGACTTCCCGTCGTACCTCCCAGACGACTATATCGCCTCCCAGGAGGCCAAGCTGGATGTGTACCGCCGTCTCACGGCGTTGCGCGACCCGGCGGCCATAGAGTCACTCAAGGGAGAGGTGCGTGACCGCTTCGGTGCCCTCCCGGCACCGGCCGACGCCCTCTTTGGCAGTGCCCTCCTGCGGGTCATTGGCGCCTCCCTCGGGGTGGAGGGGGTGCTTGTGCGCGCCTCGGAGGCCCGTGTTACTTTCAGGGCTGATGCAGTTCCGCGACTCAAGGGGCTCTCGGCGGCATTCCACGGGGTACAATTCCAGGTGGATGTTCGCCGTGCGCAGCCCCTCGCCCTCAAACTCACCCGTTTGGGCGGCGCGGAGATGCTCGAGGGACTGATCCGCGCTCTCAAGGCTCTCGTTCCCTGA